A single Panthera uncia isolate 11264 chromosome E2 unlocalized genomic scaffold, Puncia_PCG_1.0 HiC_scaffold_19, whole genome shotgun sequence DNA region contains:
- the SALL1 gene encoding LOW QUALITY PROTEIN: sal-like protein 1 (The sequence of the model RefSeq protein was modified relative to this genomic sequence to represent the inferred CDS: inserted 2 bases in 1 codon), translating into MSRRKQAKPQHFQSDPEVASLPRRDGDAEKGQPNRTTKSKDAHVCGRCCAEFFELSDLLLHKKNCTKNQLVLIVNESPATPPDTFTPSPPPDNPDEQMNDTVSKTDQADGGDLPEHGGRDREESMEVEAPVAANRGGGXAPWGGGGSGVTPGCSGGPSTGTSAITTSLPQLGDLTTLGNFSVINSNVIIENLQSTKVAVAQFSQEARCGGASGGKPAVPALMEQLLALQQQQIHQLQLIEQIRHQILLLASQNADLPTSSSPSQGTLRTSANPLSTLSSHLSQQLAAAAGLAQSLASQSANISGVKQLPPLQLPQSTSGHTLPPNSGASPSINILAAAVTTPSSEKAASSAGASHASHPAASASSSPAFAISSLLTPASSALLPQPAPANSVFPSPLPNIGTTAEDLNSLSALAQQRKSKPPNVTAFEAKSASDEAFFKHKCRFCAKVFGSDSALQIHLRSHTGERPFKCNICGNRFSTKGNLKVHFQRHKEKYPHIQMNPYPVPEHLDNIPTSTGIPYGMSIPPEKPVTSWLDTKPVLPTLTTSVGLPLPPTLPSLTPFIKTEEPAPIPISHSASSPPGSVKSDSGAPEAATRNPGGLAEEAEGPPALPSGGKSEDGTVAPSSAPAASGSSLSSPAVATADGGPGRATAFTNPLLPLMSEQFKAKFPFGGLLDSAQASETSKLQQLVENIDKKATDPNECIICHRVLSCQSALKMHYRTHTGERPFKCKICGRAFTTKGNLKTHYSVHRAMPPLRVQHSCPICQKKFTNAVVLQQHIRMHMGGQIPNTPVPDSYPESMESDTGSFDEKNFDDLDTFSDENMEDCPEGSIPDTPKSADASQDSLSSSPLPLEMSSIAALENQMKMISAGLAEQLQASLKSVENGSVEGDVLTNDSSSVGGDMESQSAGSPAISESTSSMQALSPSNSTQELRKSPGAEEKPQRPVPGEFANGPSPTPVNGGALDLTSSHAEKIIKEDSLGILFPFRDRGKFKNTACDICGKTFACQSALDIHYRSHTKERPFICTVCNRGFSTKGNLKQHMLTHQMRDLPSQLFEPSPNLGPNQNSAAIPASSLSSLIKTEVNGFVHVTPQDSKDTSTSHVPSGPLSSSATSPVLLPALPRRTPKQHYCNTCGKTFSSSSALQIHERTHTGEKPFACTICGRAFTTKGNLKVHMGTHMWNSTPARRGRRLSVDGPMTFLGGNPVKFPEMFQKDLAARSGSGDPSSFWNQYAAALSNGLAMKANEISVIQNGGIPPIPGSLGSGSSSPISGLTGNLEKLQNSEPSAPLAGLEKMASSENGTNFRFTRFVEDSKEIVTS; encoded by the exons GAGACGCAGAGAAAGGTCAACCAAATCGCACCACCAAGAGCAAGGACGCCCACGTGTGTGGCCGGTGCTGTGCCGAGTTCTTTGAGTTATCGGATCTTCTCCTCCACAAGAAGAACTGCACTAAAAATCAATTAGTTCTCATCGTCAATGAGAGCCCGGCCACCCCGCCCGACACCTTCACTCCCAGTCCCCCTCCCGATAACCCCGACGAACAAATGAATGACACCGTGAGCAAAACGGATCAGGCCGACGGCGGCGACCTTCCGGAACACGGCGGACGCGACAGGGAAGAGTCCATGGAGGTGGAGGCCCCGGTGGCGGCTAACAGAGGTGGCGG GGcgccctggggggggggcgggagcgGGGTCACCCCAGGCTGCAGCGGCGGCCCCTCCACAGGTACCTCAGCGATCACAACCTCTCTACCTCAACTCGGGGACCTGACGACACTGGGCAACTTCTCCGTGATCAACAGCAACGTCATCATCGAGAACCTGCAGAGCACCAAGGTGGCGGTGGCCCAGTTCTCGCAGGAGGCGAGGTGCGGCGGGGCCTCCGGAGGCAAGCCGGCCGTCCCGGCCCTCATGGAGCAGCTCCTCGCCCTGCAGCAACAGCAGATCCACCAGCTGCAGCTGATCGAGCAGATCCGTCACCAAATATTGCTGTTGGCTTCTCAGAACGCAGACTTGCCAACATCTTCGAGTCCTTCTCAAGGTACTTTACGAACATCTGCCAACCCCTTGTCCACACTAAGCTCCCATTTATCTCAGCAGCTGGCGGCGGCAGCTGGATTGGCACAGAGCCTCGCCAGCCAGTCTGCCAACATCAGCGGTGTGAAACAGCTGCCCCCCCTCCAGCTACCTCAGAGCACTTCTGGCCACACCCTCCCACCCAACAGCGGCGCTTCCCCCAGCATTAACATCTTGGCGGCAGCGGTGACCACCCCGTCCTCGGAAAAAGCGGCTTCGAGCGCCGGCGCCTCCCACGCCAGCCACCCCGCAGCCTCGGCATCGTCGTCACCAGCTTTTGCAATAAGCAGTTTGTTAACTCCTGCGTCCAGTGCACTTCTACCTCAGCCGGCCCCCGCTAACTCGGTTTTCCCCAGCCCTTTGCCCAACATCGGAACGACTGCGGAGGACTTAAACTCCTTGTCCGCCTTGGCCCagcaaagaaaaagcaagccACCAAATGTCACCGCCTTCGAAGCGAAGAGCGCTTCGGATGAGGCGTTCTTCAAACACAAGTGCAGGTTCTGCGCGAAGGTCTTCGGGAGCGACAGTGCCTTGCAGATCCACCTGCGCTCCCACACCGGCGAGAGGCCGTTCAAGTGCAACATCTGTGGGAACAGGTTCTCCACCAAGGGGAACCTCAAAGTCCACTTTCAGCGCCACAAAGAGAAATACCCTCACATCCAGATGAACCCCTATCCCGTGCCTGAGCATCTGGACAATATCCCCACGAGCACCGGCATCCCGTACGGCATGTCCATTCCTCCGGAGAAGCCGGTCACCAGCTGGCTAGACACCAAACCGGTCCTGCCCACTCTGACCACTTCGGTCGGCCTGCCGTTGCCCCCGACCCTCCCGAGCCTCACACCCTTCATCAAGACCGAAGAGCCAGCCCCGATCCCCATCAGCCATTCTGCCAGCAGCCCCCCGGGCTCAGTCAAAAGTGACTCCGGGGCCCCCGAGGCGGCCACGCGAAACCCGGGTGGGCTCGCAGAGGAGGCCGAAGGGCCCCCCGCGCTACCCTCCGGTGGCAAAAGTGAGGACGGCACCGTGGCCCCCAGCTCCGCCCCGGCAGCCAGCGGCAGCTCTCTGAGCTCCCCGGCGGTGGCGACGGCCGACGGTGGCCCCGGGAGGGCCACCGCTTTCACCAACCCCTTGTTGCCGCTCATGTCTGAGCAGTTCAAGGCCAAGTTTCCTTTTGGGGGGCTCCTGGACTCGGCCCAGGCATCAGAGACCTCCAAGCTTCAGCAGTTGGTAGAGAACATTGACAAGAAGGCCACTGACCCCAACGAGTGTATCATCTGCCACCGGGTCCTCAGCTGTCAGAGCGCCCTAAAGATGCATTACCGGACGCACACCGGGGAGAGGCCCTTTAAGTGTAAGATCTGCGGCCGGGCTTTCACCACGAAGGGGAACCTCAAAACCCACTATAGCGTCCACCGTGCTATGCCCCCGCTCCGAGTCCAGCATTCCTGCCCCATCTGCCAGAAGAAGTTCACGAACGCCGTGGTCCTGCAGCAGCACATCCGAATGCACATGGGAGGTCAGATCCCCAACACCCCAGTCCCCGACAGCTACCCCGAGTCCATGGAGTCCGACACGGGCTCCTTTGACGAGAAGAATTTCGACGACCTGGACACCTTCTCCGACGAAAACATGGAGGACTGTCCTGAGGGCAGCATCCCCGATACGCCCAAGTCCGCGGACGCGTCCCAGGACAGCTTATCTTCTTCGCCTTTGCCCCTAGAGATGTCAAGCATCGCTGCTTTGGAAAATCAGATGAAGATGATCAGCGCCGGCCTGGCGGAGCAGTTGCAGGCCAGCCTGAAGTCCGTGGAGAACGGCTCCGTCGAGGGGGACGTCCTGACCAACGATTCGTCCTCGGTGGGCGGCGATATGGAGAGCCAGAGTGCGGGCAGCCCGGCCATCTCAGAGTCTACCTCTTCCATGCAGGCTCTGTCCCCGTCCAACAGCACCCAGGAGCTCCGCAAGTCCCCCGGCGCGGAGGAGAAGCCCCAGAGGCCAGTCCCGGGCGAGTTCGCCAACGGCCCGTCCCCCACCCCGGTGAACGGTGGGGCTCTGGATTTGACGTCCAGCCACGCGGagaaaatcatcaaggaagatTCTTTGGGGATCCTCTTCCCTTTCAGAGACCggggtaaatttaaaaatactgcttgCGACATTTGTGGCAAAACCTTTGCTTGTCAGAGTGCCTTGGACATTCACTACAGAAGTCATACCAAAGAGAGACCATTTATTTGCACGGTTTGCAATCGCGGCTTTTCCACAAAGGGTAATTTGAAGCAGCACATGTTGACACATCAGATGCGGGACCTACCATCACAGCTCTTTGAGCCCAGCCCCAACCTCGGCCCCAATCAGAACTCGGCGGCGATCCCCGCCAGCTCGTTGTCATCTCTCATCAAGACAGAGGTCAACGGCTTCGTGCACGTCACGCCTCAGGACAGCAAGGACACCTCCACCAGTCACGtcccctctgggcctctgtcctcctctgccaCGTCCCCAGTTCTGCTCCCGGCTCTGCCCAGGAGAACCCCCAAACAGCATTACTGTAACACGTGTGGCAAGACCTTCTCCTCGTCGAGTGCCCTGCAGATTCACGAGCgaactcacactggagagaaaccctttGCTTGCACTATTTGTGGGAGAGCTTTCACGACAAAAGGCAATCTGAAG GTACACATGGGCACTCACATGTGGAATAGCACGCCTGCACGACGGGGTCGGCGGCTCTCTGTGGATGGCCCCATGACATTTCTAGGAGGCAATCCTGTCAAGTTCCCAGAAATGTTCCAGAAGGATTTGGCGGCAAGGTCAGGAAGCGGGGatccttccagcttctggaatCAGTATGCAGCGGCACTCTCCAACGGGCTGGCGATGAAGGCCAATGAGATCTCCGTCATACAGAATGGCGGCATCCCTCCAATTCCTGGAAGCCTCGGCAGCGGGAGCAGCTCACCTATTAGTGGGCTGACGGGAAATCTGGAGAAGCTCCAGAACTCAGAGCCCAGCGCTCCGCTGGCCGGCCTGGAGAAGATGGCCAGCAGTGAGAACGGAACCAACTTCCGTTTCACCCGCTTCGTGGAGGACAGCAAAGAGATTGTCACAAGTTAA